The Thermococcus sp. genomic interval AAGCCCGTCCGGAGGTGAACGGCTCGAAGCTCACCATCAGGCTCTCAAACGGAACCGTTGAGCTTGAACGCGGCGTCCTGCGTGTTAAAGCCCGGAACAGGAAGACCGCGGAGAAAATACTCCGCAACCTTCACCACTACGAGCAGCCGCCGAGCCTCTGGCCGGCTTACGGCCTGAGCTACTCGCTCAAGAGGAAGAAGGGCACCATACTCTGATTTCATTCTCCCTCCGTTCCGACATTTTTCCCCAAAGATTTAAATTGTGGGTTAGTCTTAACTCTCCAAGCGGATGACGACCCTTGCCCAGTCTGATGGGTGATGACGTCGGTATTAGCTGACGCAGGGGCGGCGAGGTTCGCGGGCCGATGACCCGCCCCGTCCCCGGGGGGAATGGAATGACGGCGAATGAGAATCACAACGAAAACGGCGGGTTTATCGAGTTTTACGCCAGCGAGGCCCTGACCTGCCCGAAGAGGATATACTTCAGGCTGAAGGGCTATCCCGAGAGGTGGCCTGACTTCGTTAGGGTGAGGCTGAACCAGGGGATAAACACCCACAACGTCCTCGGTGAAATACTGGAGAGACGGTTCGGTTTTGAGCTTGAGAAGCACATGATACTCCGCTCCAACAGGCTTGGTTTTGAGATACACGGTAGGGTTGATGCCATAAGGGACTTCCCCATCGAGATAAAGGGAAAAACAAGTCTCCCGAAGAGCCCCTACGACTACCACCTTGCTCAGCTTAACATATACCTCCGCTGGGCCGAGGCAGAGTACGGCTACCTCTACTACATCAAGCTCCACGAGGAGCCAATGAAGGTCATCAGCAAAATCGATTTTTCCCGCTTTCCCATCGTCAAGGGGCCGAACTTCAAAGCTTTTGAGGTTCCCTACGACGGCAAGCTCTTCCGGGAGACGCTGAGGCACTTTTACTCGGTCAAGCGCGCATACGAGAAGGGAAAGCCTCCGAAGGGGTGGAACGACTATACCTGCAGGTTCTGCCCATACAGGTACCTGTGCTATCCGGATGGAGAGTGAAAGCGCCTGGTGTTGTTAATCACAAACTTTCGGGGAAAGTCTGTGGTTGCTAATCACAAACTTTAAGAAGTTCAAAGCCAAGTTCAAATCATGCGGGTTGAAGAGATTAAGAGAGTGCTGGTTTCTCAGAGGGAGGGGATGGAAGAGTTCATGAGAAGGGAACGGATAGTCCCAAGAGAGCCTGAAAATAGAGTTATGAACCTAATATCCTCAGGTGGAATACTTGCTATCCTGGGCGTCAGACGCTCCGGGAAATCTGTTCTCTCTTGGCGGGCAAGCGGAGAGAAAAAGCTCTACGTGAACTTCTTTGATGAGAGGTTATCCAATTTTAAGGCAAATGATTTTGAAAGGCTCTTGAACGCGGCGAGGCAGCTCTGGGGAGAACCGGAGTTCATAGTCCTCGACGAGGTGCAGGAGATAACTGGATGGGAACGGTTCGTTTCGAGGTTAGGGTTGAATTATAAAGTCCTAGTAACGGGTTCCTCATCGAGGCTCCTCTCGGGAGAGCTGGGAACGTATTTAACTGGGAGATATATTGACTTAACACTCTTTCCTTTCTCTTTCAGGGAGTTCCTGCGCTTCAGAGGCCTTGATCTGAAACCTGAATGGATCTATTCCGACAGAACTATATCCAGGGTAATTTCCATGCTCGAGGAGTACCTTGAGACTGGTGGATTCCCCGAGTCTGTCAGATTTGGAAAGGTTTATCTGTCACTTATATACAGGGACATAGTCGAAAGGGATGTGATGCTCAGGCATTCGGTGAGGCACAGAAGTGCCCTTAGGGAGCTGGCCAGATACCTTATGTCAAATTACTCCAGCGAGTTCACGTATTCCAGACTCGGATCATTGGTCGGCATCAGGGATGTCCACACCGTCAGAGATTACGTATCATACCTCGAAGAAGCCTATCTGCTCTTTCAGGTCAGGAGGTTCTCCTTCAAGCCAAAGGCTCAGCTCAATTCCCCCCGTAAAGTCTATCCCGTTGATGTGGGGCTCGCCAGAACTCTATCTATGAAAGCTCATCCGGAAAAGGGCAGGATAATTGAGCTTGCGGTATACCTTGAGCTGATGAGGAGAATGAGTTATTCCTTTACTCCCGGCGAGATTTTCTACTGGAGGGATGAGAAGGGTGAAGTTGACTTTATACTCAAACTCAACGGTGAGCTTCTCCCAATCCAAGTGACGTATCAGCTGGATGGAAACACCGATAGGGAGATTGGGAACATAATTCGTGTGGCAAAATTGCTCAGGATCCAGAGAGGTTTGGTGGTCACGTGGGAAGATGAGGAGGAGATAACCAGGGAGGGGGTTAAAATAGACGTGGTCCCCCTCTGGAAGTTCCTCACAGTTTTCAATCCCCTCTAATCCTCCACTTCAGCCCCCTATCTATTACCGCTTCTATTCTTTCCTCGTTGTAGTGCTGGGCTATGAAAGCCCTCAGCGGGACGAGGTTCAGTGCGAGCTTCTGGGGGGTGGGTTTTACCTCGTAGTGCTCCATAATCCTGAAGGCCAGTTCGTCGATGCCCATTGGGTTCTTGAGGAGGTCTAGTATGAGGCTCTCTATCTCTTCGACGCGCCCGAGATTGAAGTCGAGCAGTTCCGTCGCCTCTTCGCCCCTCACCGCCTTTCCGTGGGAGGGGATGAGCAGGAGGTCCTTCTCTGCATAATTCTGCAATTCTTTAATTGAAGTTTTAAATAGCTCAGGGTCGATGAGATACGGCAGTCCCACTGCCTTTATGACCCTCTCCCCAAAGAACGCATCCCCGGCGTAGATAAGGCCGTTCTCCTCGTCCAGAAAGCCCGTCATTCCCGGGGAGTGGCCGTTCAGCTTGACGGCCTTAAAACCGAACAGTTCATCCCCCCACTCGAAGACGGCATGGGCTTTGACCTCCTCCGGGAACTGAAAGACAAGAAAACCCTCCGGCGCTTTTGATCCAAAGGTTAGGAGTTCCCTGTTAAGCGGGCTCTCGGCAATTGAGAACTCAAAACGGTGGATGAAGAGCGGGGCGTCTATCCGGGGCGCCACTGCCACATGATCTGCATGCCCGTGGGTCGCGAGCTGGGCTTTTATCCCAAGCCCGAGCTTTCTGACCTCTCTCCTGAGGTCCTTATGCCTCCCGCTTCCGTGACCGGGATCAACGATGACAGCTCCATCTCCAGCGGTCTTAACGAGGGTTGAGGGGCTTCCTGGATAGAGATAAGCCGAATCGCCTAACTTTCTCAGCGCCATGATACCACCGGAGTGATTAGGTGCAGGGGGATAAAAGAGCATCGGCGTCAACACAAGGAAAAAGAAGGGGAGAAATCAGACGTGCCTCGGGTAGAGGGTCTTCTTGCCCTCGTCCTTGGCCCTCTTGACGGCCTTCTCGATGAGAGCCTTGATCTCGGCCTCAAGGGCCTCGTAGAACTCTGGGTTAACCCTCATCTCGGGCTCGATGGCCTTGACGGCCTCCTTAACCTTGGACTTAACTATCAGCTCAGCCATTTCCACACACCTCCATCTCAGGCACCGCCCTCGGGCGGCTGCCAATTATTTTACCCCTCCGGGGTTTATAACCCTTCCTACGGTTGCTTGGGCGATGTCCGTTCCAACCCCTGAGTCAGTGGTCTCCGTTAGCGAGTGTCTGCAAAAGGTTAAATCCCCTTAGATGGTAGAAGTTAACGGTGGTGTTATGGGAAAGGGAAGGCTCGTCCTGATTGACGGCGAGCATTACCCCGATGTCACCGCCTGGGCGGTGGGGAAGCTGGGTGATGTCTGCTGTGCTGTCTTTCTCGGTGGGAGCGAGAAGATTGGAGACGTCGGTGAGATAGAGAGAAAGCTCGGTGTTAGGGTATACCACGGTCGCGATTACATGGCGTCCCTGAAAGTTGCCCTTGAAGAGAACGAGATAAAGGAGGTTGTTGACTTAAGCGATGAGCCCGTGCTCGACTATGAAGACCGCTTTAAGATAGCGTCTCTCTGCATGCTCTACGGCGTTCCTTACAGGGGAGCCGATTTCTACTTTGTCCCCCGCAGGCTCAGGAGGACTCGAAAGCCCAGTTTGGCGGTTATAGGTACCGGAAAGAGGGTCGGGAAGACGGCCGTGAGCGGCTTCATAGCGAGAACCCTCAAGGAGATAGCCAGCCCCGTGATAGTGACAATGGGGCGTGGAGGGCCACCTGAACCGGAGCTGATAGAGGGAGACAGGTTCGAAATAACCCCTGAATTCCTGGTTAAACTCGCGGAGAGCGGAAAACACGCCGCATCGGATCACTTTGAGGACGCCCTGACCTCAAGGGTGACGACCATAGGCTGCCGCCGCTGTGGAGGGGGCATGGCGGGCTTTTCATTCTTCGACGTGATAGACGAGGGGATAAAGCTGGCCGAGAGCCTCCCCAACGACCTCATAATCCTGGAGGGTAGCGGGGCAACCTTTCCGGCCTACCGCGCCGATGGCTACATCCTGATAACCAGCGCGAAGGGGAAGCTGGACTTCATCAGGGGCTACTTCGGTCCCTTCAGGGTGAGCCTGGCCGACATAGTGGTAGTCACCATGGCTGACTCGGTGAGCGAAGGACGCCTCAGGGCCATCAAGGAGGCCGTGAGGTCGATCAATCCCGACGCCGACGTTCATCTGACGGCGCTGCGTTCGAGGCCCCTGGGAGATGTCTTGGGAAAAAGGCTCGGCCTAGTCATGACCTCCGCCGATGCCCTTCCGCGCGCTGGGGAATGGCTCGAAAAGCTGGGGGCCGAGGTAGTGTGTGCCTCGGCCAACCTCTCCAGGAGGGGGCTACTCCTGAGGGACCTGCAGGCCTTTAGCGGAATAGACGCCGTTGCGGTTGAGCTCAAGGCTGCCGCCGTTGACGTCGTCACAAGATGGGCCCTGGAGAACGGGATTGAGGTCATCTACCTGGACAACGAGCCAGTTAACGTGGACGGAAAAGACCTGCGAGAGGCCGTCCTGAAGCTGGGACGTTCGATTTTGGAGGGAGGAAGATGATAATCGTCACCGACCCGGAGAGAAAGATACGCCTGCCCTTTTCAAGGGGTATTCTGACGCGTTCAATAACCCTCGCCGGCGTTGAAGTGGGCATAGCCTACATAATAGCGACGGAGGTTCAGAAGGAGCTCAACGAGAAGAAGCGCAAGCTGGTGACAACCGAGGAGATAAGGGAACTGACGTACAGGAAGCTCCTTGAGCACGGCCTCAGCGAAGCTGCGAAGCGCTATCTGTTCTGGCGCCAGCTCAGGAGGCTAAAGATTCCCATAACAATACTCCTCGGTGGCGCGACCGGCGTCGGCAAGTCGACGATAGCGACAGAGCTGGCCTTCCGCCTCGGCATAAGGAGCGTCATAGGCACGGACACGATAAGGGAGGTCATGAGGAAGATAATCGCTCCTGAACTGCTGCCGGACCTCCACACCTCATCGTTCCTTGCGTGGAAGACGATGCCCCGGGGCAATGTCGAGGACTCGCTCCTCATCAAGGGCTTCAGGAATCAGGTCGAGCACGTTTCAGTCGGCATAGCCGCGGTTCTTGAGAGGGCGTACAAGGAGGGATTCAACGCAATAATTGAAGGAATCCATCTTGTCCCGGGCTACGTTGAGCTCAAAGAGAACAGCTTCATGTATGTAATAACCGTCAGGAGGAGAAAGGACCTGGAGGCCAGGTTCTACGAGAGGGCGCGCTACAGCAAACGGCCGGCCGATTACTATCTGAAACACCTGGACGCGATAATCGAGATACAGGAGTTCATTGTGGAGAGGGCAAAGGAGCACGGGATTCCGGTTATAAACAACGTCGAACTTGAAAAAACCGTCAATGAAATAATGGAGGACATAATGGAGCGGCTCATGGAGAGGATAGAGGCAAAGATGAAAGCCTGAATGGTGCCTTTATCTTCCATATCCCCACGAGCCTTCCGGAGCCCCACGTTGCTTGAATTTCGAAGACAACCACCATGTCCCGATAGACGTCTATCACGTTGAAGGTGTTTCCGTAGGGGTTGCGGTGGAGTTCCCAGCTTATGGAACCCGCGTTGACGATGGGTGTTTTCTCGACTTTGATTCCGAAGGAGTTGCCACCATGGCCGGTCAGGACGAGGTTCGCCTCCCGCCTGGTGATGACGCGGAGGACGTCGCCCGCGTCCTCCAGGAAGCCGACCTCCCTGCTTCTGGGTATCGGGACTATGTTGTGGTGCATAACCACGACTGTGAAGCTTTCCCTGTACTCTTCAAGGCGCACGGCGAGCTTTCTCTGGCCTATCCTCCCCACGACGCCTATGGGCGTCTCGTACTGGGCGCTTATGACCGGGATGAACGTGAAGCCCCCCAGTTCCTTTATCTCCGGCTCGCCGAAGTACTCCAGGAACAGGTCGTAACCCAGGTAGGTTATGTCGTTGTGGCCCGGGACAACCAGCTTTTCCGCTTTTATCCTCTCATAGAACTCGTAGGCCCTCTCGTAGTAGCGCTCTATTCCCATATCCACGACGTCACCGCAGTGGACCACTATGTCCGGCCTGAGCTTCTCGTTTATCGTCCTGAGCGCATTCTCCAGAACCTTGCGCCTGAAGTATATCCTGTCTGAGACGTTGCTCTCGCTCATCTGGACTATCCTGAGGAGCCTTTTACCCCTTGGAATGAATAGCTTTGGCCTAACAGGCCTGTGCTCTTTGATTATCTGCTCGCCTGTGACACGCTTTATCCTGACCTCTATCCTTCCGTCATCGTGGAGGGTTATGACGTTGTAGCTGTTGACGTCGCCCTTGCGGGTTTTCCGGCATGAGGTACAGCCTGCATTGTCCACAACCATGTCCTCTATGCGGTAGACGTTGGGGACGTGTTTATGCCCGCACGTGTAGAGGTTGACCTCGTGCCTGAGGAGAAGGTCGAGAACGTCGCCGGCGTTGAAGAGCACGTTCCTCTCCCGTCCGGTGTCAGGGAGGGGTACGAGGTGGTGGTGTGAGGCCACTATCTTGAACTTTCTGTCCGAGTACTCCTCCAGCTTTTTCTTTAGCCATCTGAACTTGTGGCCCCCAACGCGGCCATCGCTTAAGTCCGGGATTGTGGAGTCAACCCATATCACGACGCCGTCTTTGAAGTCAAACACACCGTTCAGCGGCCCGATAAACCTCTCAAAGAGCGTGTAGCCGACGTTTCTGACATCGTGGTTGCCCGGAATAACGACCAGCGGCTTCTGAATCTTCCTGAGTTCGTAGGCGGCCCTCTCGTACTCCTCGCGCAGTCCCTGGTTGGTCACGTCACCGGTGTGGATTACGAAGTCAAAGTTTCCCCTGTTTATTTCGTTGACTATGAGGTCGTAGGCGTACCCCTTGTAAGCGCTCTCGCCCGTTATGTGGGTGTCACTTATGTGGGCTATCCTTATCATGGCCATCACTCAGCCGCTATGGCTGTCTCAAGCCTTCTCCTGCTGGCGGTTAGGAGGTCGCTCAGGCTGAATATCCCGACTATCTCGCCACCCTCCTCGATGAGCATGTGCTTGATGCCCTTCTTTGCCATCAGGTCGAGCACCTCCCGGAGGGGGGTGTTGGAATCGACGCTTATCAGCTCACTGCTCATGATCTCCCTGACTGGCGTCGTGTTCGGGAGTCCCGGTATGACGACGCGCCTTATTATGTCGCTCTTTGTGAAGAAGCCGATGACCTTACCGTCCTCAACTACGACGAGAGAACCTATGTCGAACTCCACCATGACCTCGCAGGCCCGCTTTATGCTGTCCTCCGGCTCAACTCCTATGAGCTTTCTCGTCATGTAAACTTTAATCGGGGCGTTTGTGTCCATTCCACCACCCAAAATAAAAATGGGGGGACATCGTATATAACGTTTCACAGATGT includes:
- a CDS encoding metallophosphoesterase — encoded protein: MIRIAHISDTHITGESAYKGYAYDLIVNEINRGNFDFVIHTGDVTNQGLREEYERAAYELRKIQKPLVVIPGNHDVRNVGYTLFERFIGPLNGVFDFKDGVVIWVDSTIPDLSDGRVGGHKFRWLKKKLEEYSDRKFKIVASHHHLVPLPDTGRERNVLFNAGDVLDLLLRHEVNLYTCGHKHVPNVYRIEDMVVDNAGCTSCRKTRKGDVNSYNVITLHDDGRIEVRIKRVTGEQIIKEHRPVRPKLFIPRGKRLLRIVQMSESNVSDRIYFRRKVLENALRTINEKLRPDIVVHCGDVVDMGIERYYERAYEFYERIKAEKLVVPGHNDITYLGYDLFLEYFGEPEIKELGGFTFIPVISAQYETPIGVVGRIGQRKLAVRLEEYRESFTVVVMHHNIVPIPRSREVGFLEDAGDVLRVITRREANLVLTGHGGNSFGIKVEKTPIVNAGSISWELHRNPYGNTFNVIDVYRDMVVVFEIQATWGSGRLVGIWKIKAPFRLSSLPLSSP
- the cas4 gene encoding CRISPR-associated protein Cas4: MTANENHNENGGFIEFYASEALTCPKRIYFRLKGYPERWPDFVRVRLNQGINTHNVLGEILERRFGFELEKHMILRSNRLGFEIHGRVDAIRDFPIEIKGKTSLPKSPYDYHLAQLNIYLRWAEAEYGYLYYIKLHEEPMKVISKIDFSRFPIVKGPNFKAFEVPYDGKLFRETLRHFYSVKRAYEKGKPPKGWNDYTCRFCPYRYLCYPDGE
- a CDS encoding cyclic nucleotide-binding/CBS domain-containing protein codes for the protein MDTNAPIKVYMTRKLIGVEPEDSIKRACEVMVEFDIGSLVVVEDGKVIGFFTKSDIIRRVVIPGLPNTTPVREIMSSELISVDSNTPLREVLDLMAKKGIKHMLIEEGGEIVGIFSLSDLLTASRRRLETAIAAE
- a CDS encoding MBL fold metallo-hydrolase; its protein translation is MALRKLGDSAYLYPGSPSTLVKTAGDGAVIVDPGHGSGRHKDLRREVRKLGLGIKAQLATHGHADHVAVAPRIDAPLFIHRFEFSIAESPLNRELLTFGSKAPEGFLVFQFPEEVKAHAVFEWGDELFGFKAVKLNGHSPGMTGFLDEENGLIYAGDAFFGERVIKAVGLPYLIDPELFKTSIKELQNYAEKDLLLIPSHGKAVRGEEATELLDFNLGRVEEIESLILDLLKNPMGIDELAFRIMEHYEVKPTPQKLALNLVPLRAFIAQHYNEERIEAVIDRGLKWRIRGD
- a CDS encoding 2-phosphoglycerate kinase → MIIVTDPERKIRLPFSRGILTRSITLAGVEVGIAYIIATEVQKELNEKKRKLVTTEEIRELTYRKLLEHGLSEAAKRYLFWRQLRRLKIPITILLGGATGVGKSTIATELAFRLGIRSVIGTDTIREVMRKIIAPELLPDLHTSSFLAWKTMPRGNVEDSLLIKGFRNQVEHVSVGIAAVLERAYKEGFNAIIEGIHLVPGYVELKENSFMYVITVRRRKDLEARFYERARYSKRPADYYLKHLDAIIEIQEFIVERAKEHGIPVINNVELEKTVNEIMEDIMERLMERIEAKMKA
- a CDS encoding ATP-binding protein; the encoded protein is MRVEEIKRVLVSQREGMEEFMRRERIVPREPENRVMNLISSGGILAILGVRRSGKSVLSWRASGEKKLYVNFFDERLSNFKANDFERLLNAARQLWGEPEFIVLDEVQEITGWERFVSRLGLNYKVLVTGSSSRLLSGELGTYLTGRYIDLTLFPFSFREFLRFRGLDLKPEWIYSDRTISRVISMLEEYLETGGFPESVRFGKVYLSLIYRDIVERDVMLRHSVRHRSALRELARYLMSNYSSEFTYSRLGSLVGIRDVHTVRDYVSYLEEAYLLFQVRRFSFKPKAQLNSPRKVYPVDVGLARTLSMKAHPEKGRIIELAVYLELMRRMSYSFTPGEIFYWRDEKGEVDFILKLNGELLPIQVTYQLDGNTDREIGNIIRVAKLLRIQRGLVVTWEDEEEITREGVKIDVVPLWKFLTVFNPL
- a CDS encoding 2,3-diphosphoglycerate synthetase, coding for MVEVNGGVMGKGRLVLIDGEHYPDVTAWAVGKLGDVCCAVFLGGSEKIGDVGEIERKLGVRVYHGRDYMASLKVALEENEIKEVVDLSDEPVLDYEDRFKIASLCMLYGVPYRGADFYFVPRRLRRTRKPSLAVIGTGKRVGKTAVSGFIARTLKEIASPVIVTMGRGGPPEPELIEGDRFEITPEFLVKLAESGKHAASDHFEDALTSRVTTIGCRRCGGGMAGFSFFDVIDEGIKLAESLPNDLIILEGSGATFPAYRADGYILITSAKGKLDFIRGYFGPFRVSLADIVVVTMADSVSEGRLRAIKEAVRSINPDADVHLTALRSRPLGDVLGKRLGLVMTSADALPRAGEWLEKLGAEVVCASANLSRRGLLLRDLQAFSGIDAVAVELKAAAVDVVTRWALENGIEVIYLDNEPVNVDGKDLREAVLKLGRSILEGGR